A region from the Rhinoderma darwinii isolate aRhiDar2 chromosome 2, aRhiDar2.hap1, whole genome shotgun sequence genome encodes:
- the PRKRIP1 gene encoding PRKR-interacting protein 1 codes for MAADSGATKPARPKKEQQPLIIPKNATDEQRLKLERLLRNPDKPAPIPEGPKEWTPRSAPEFVRDVMGSSAGAGSGEFHVYRHLRRREYQRQEFMDTLSEKQKLDDEFQRKLKENQIQAEERTAKRRLKRLKKKDKKKVKKTNGEEKADSTNAENGQEAKACAGNSEEEDSDE; via the exons ATGGCGGCAGATAGTGGCGCTACAAAGCCAGCGCGGCCGAAAAAGGAGCAACAGCCGCTGATTATCCCGAAAAATGCCACCGACGAGCAGAGGCTGAAGCTGGAGCGGCTGCTGAGGAATCCG GATAAACCTGCTCCAATACCTGAAGGACCTAAAGAATGGACGCCAAGATCTGCCCCAGAGTTTGTCAGAGATGTTATGG GGTCCAGTGCTGGCGCTGGCAGTGGAGAGTTTCATGTATATCGACACCTACGCCGCAGAGAGTATCAGAGACAAGAATTTATGGATACCCTATCGGAGAAG caaaaaTTAGATGATGAATTCCAAAGGAAACTAAAGGAAAACCAAATCCAGGCTGAGGAAAGAACAGCAAAGCGAAGATTAAAACG GCTAAAAAAGAAAGACAAGAAAAAGGTCAAGAAAACAAACGGAGAGGAAAAAG CGGACTCCACAAATGCTGAGAATGGGCAGGAAGCAAAGGCTTGTGCCGGCAATTCAGAAGAGGAAGATTCTGATGAATAG